The following are encoded together in the Pseudoxanthomonas sp. YR558 genome:
- a CDS encoding DUF819 family protein: MAIEATEPSTALIQNDIVLFGLIAATLGVVFWTSSRETGFFKKFYTYVPALLLCYFIPGIFNSVGLIDGAASKLYNPVASRVLLPAALVLLTLTIDLKGVLKLGPKLLVMYAAASASVMIGAFVAFGVMDAVHPETVAGDTWGGMAALAGSWIGGGANMVAMKEVFQVDETTFGQFVVIDVAVGYVWMAVLIFLANRAKAIDAHTGADTRAIEELKERLASYQKQHERVTTLTDLMVILAIAFGTVGLAHAVAGPASAWFGGFAWAKQVSLHEPFVWVVVLSTLIGLGLSLTRARELDGAGASKIGALFLYILIACIGMQMDIGSLADKPWLLALGVIWILVHIVLLALLGKLLRVPFFYFAMGSQSNIGGPASAPVVASVFHPSLAPVGALLGALGYATGTVAAYAVGVGLRAMAGQG, from the coding sequence ATGGCGATCGAAGCCACCGAACCTTCCACTGCGCTCATCCAGAATGACATCGTCCTGTTCGGCCTGATCGCCGCCACGCTGGGCGTGGTGTTCTGGACGTCTTCGCGCGAGACGGGCTTCTTCAAGAAGTTCTACACCTACGTGCCCGCGCTGCTGCTGTGCTACTTCATTCCCGGCATTTTCAACAGCGTCGGCCTGATCGACGGCGCCGCCAGCAAGCTCTACAACCCGGTCGCGAGCCGCGTGCTGCTGCCGGCGGCATTGGTGTTGCTGACATTGACCATCGACCTGAAGGGCGTGCTGAAACTGGGTCCCAAGCTGCTGGTGATGTATGCGGCGGCATCGGCCAGCGTGATGATCGGTGCATTCGTGGCGTTCGGCGTGATGGATGCGGTGCATCCGGAAACCGTGGCCGGTGATACCTGGGGCGGCATGGCCGCGCTGGCGGGTAGCTGGATCGGCGGCGGCGCGAACATGGTGGCGATGAAGGAGGTCTTCCAGGTCGACGAGACCACGTTCGGCCAGTTCGTCGTCATCGACGTCGCGGTCGGCTATGTCTGGATGGCCGTGTTGATCTTCCTGGCGAACCGTGCGAAGGCCATCGATGCGCATACGGGCGCCGATACGCGCGCGATCGAGGAACTCAAGGAACGCCTGGCGTCCTATCAGAAGCAGCACGAGCGGGTCACCACGTTGACGGACCTGATGGTGATCCTGGCGATCGCCTTCGGTACGGTCGGTCTCGCGCACGCCGTTGCCGGACCGGCGTCGGCCTGGTTTGGCGGCTTCGCATGGGCGAAGCAGGTGAGCCTGCACGAGCCGTTCGTCTGGGTGGTCGTGCTGTCGACGCTGATCGGCTTGGGCCTGAGCCTGACCCGTGCGCGCGAGTTGGACGGTGCGGGCGCGTCGAAGATCGGTGCGCTGTTCCTGTACATCCTCATCGCCTGCATCGGCATGCAGATGGATATCGGCTCGCTGGCCGACAAGCCGTGGCTGCTGGCATTGGGCGTGATCTGGATCCTGGTGCACATCGTGCTGCTGGCACTGCTGGGCAAGCTGCTGCGTGTGCCGTTCTTCTATTTCGCGATGGGCTCGCAGAGCAATATCGGCGGGCCGGCATCGGCGCCGGTGGTGGCCTCGGTGTTCCATCCCTCGCTCGCGCCGGTCGGCGCGTTGCTGGGTGCGCTGGGCTATGCCACCGGCACGGTGGCGGCGTACGCGGTCGGCGTTGGCCTGCGCGCGATGGCGGGGCAGGGTTGA
- a CDS encoding CstA-like transporter-associated (seleno)protein has protein sequence MGTELVPLSHFATHKRVWRRLVQTARLCCGIPDYDNYVRHVLEKHPDREPMDYKTFFRERQEARFGGRSGFRCC, from the coding sequence ATGGGCACGGAACTCGTTCCGCTCTCGCACTTCGCCACGCACAAGCGTGTGTGGCGGAGGCTGGTGCAGACCGCGCGCCTGTGCTGCGGCATTCCGGACTACGACAACTACGTCCGGCATGTGCTGGAGAAGCACCCGGACCGCGAGCCGATGGACTACAAGACGTTCTTCCGCGAGCGGCAGGAAGCGCGGTTCGGCGGCAGGAGCGGGTTCCGCTGTTGCTGA
- a CDS encoding carbon starvation CstA family protein: protein MNGFSKIGWAALALLGAGCLGVVALRQGEQISALWIVVAAVSIYLVAYRYYSLYIAKNVMGLDPTRATPAHINNDGLDYVPTNKHVLFGHHFAAIAGAGPLVGPVLAAQMGYLPGMLWLIAGVVLAGAVQDFMVLFISSRRNGRSLGDLVREEMGQVAGTIALFGAFLIMIIILAVLAMIVVKALAESPWGMFTVIATMPIAIFMGIYMRYIRPGKIGEISVVGIILLLLAIWFGGKVGAHPTWGPAFTFTGTQITWMLIGYGFVAAVLPVWLLLAPRDYLSTFLKIGVIVALAIGIVIASPEVTSLKMPALTQFASTGDGPVWKGGLFPFLFITIACGAVSGFHALISSGTSPKLLANETHTRYIGYGGMLMESFVAIMALVAASIIEPGVYFAMNSPAAAIGTSAVDVAAKVSSWGFVVTPEMLTQTAHNIGESTIISRAGGAPTLAVGIAVILHDALPGGDAMMAFWYHFAILFEALFILTAVDAGTRAGRFMLQDLLGNFIPPLRKTDSWGANVIGTAGCVALWGYFLYQGVVDPLGGINTLWPLFGIANQMLAGIALMLCTVVLFKMKRDRYAWVTVVPAIWLLICTTYAGLIKIFDSNPAVGFVAQAKKYQASIADGQLLGAAKSMSQMHQVVINSYVNTGLTVLFLFVVFSVLLYAVKAILKARASSVRTDRESPYVALTDEQQKAWL from the coding sequence ATGAATGGTTTTTCCAAGATCGGCTGGGCGGCGCTCGCGCTCCTCGGCGCAGGGTGTCTGGGCGTCGTGGCCTTGCGCCAGGGCGAGCAGATCAGCGCGCTGTGGATCGTCGTGGCGGCGGTGTCCATCTACCTGGTGGCGTACCGCTACTACAGCCTGTACATCGCGAAGAACGTGATGGGGCTGGACCCGACCCGCGCGACCCCCGCGCACATCAACAACGATGGCCTGGACTACGTGCCCACCAACAAGCACGTGTTGTTCGGCCACCACTTCGCCGCCATCGCCGGCGCCGGCCCGCTGGTGGGCCCGGTGCTCGCGGCGCAGATGGGCTACCTGCCCGGCATGCTCTGGCTGATCGCCGGCGTGGTGCTCGCGGGCGCGGTGCAGGATTTCATGGTCCTGTTCATCTCCAGCCGCCGCAACGGCCGCTCGCTGGGTGATCTGGTCCGCGAGGAAATGGGCCAGGTGGCCGGCACCATCGCGCTGTTCGGCGCGTTCCTGATCATGATCATCATCCTGGCGGTGCTGGCGATGATCGTGGTGAAGGCGCTGGCTGAAAGCCCGTGGGGTATGTTCACGGTGATCGCCACGATGCCCATCGCGATCTTCATGGGCATCTACATGCGCTACATCCGCCCCGGCAAGATCGGAGAGATCTCGGTGGTCGGCATCATCCTGTTGCTGCTGGCCATCTGGTTCGGCGGCAAGGTCGGCGCGCATCCCACGTGGGGCCCGGCGTTCACCTTCACCGGCACCCAGATCACCTGGATGCTGATCGGCTACGGTTTCGTCGCCGCCGTGCTGCCCGTGTGGCTGCTGCTGGCGCCGCGCGACTACCTGTCGACCTTCCTCAAGATTGGCGTGATCGTCGCGCTGGCCATCGGCATCGTCATCGCCAGCCCGGAAGTGACCTCGCTGAAGATGCCGGCGCTGACCCAATTCGCCAGCACCGGCGACGGTCCGGTGTGGAAGGGCGGCTTGTTCCCGTTCCTCTTCATCACCATCGCCTGCGGTGCGGTCTCGGGCTTCCATGCGCTGATCAGCTCGGGCACCTCGCCCAAGCTGCTGGCCAATGAAACCCACACCCGCTACATCGGCTACGGCGGCATGCTGATGGAATCGTTCGTCGCCATCATGGCGTTGGTCGCGGCCTCGATCATCGAGCCCGGCGTCTACTTCGCCATGAACAGCCCCGCCGCCGCCATCGGCACCAGCGCGGTCGACGTGGCTGCGAAGGTCAGCAGTTGGGGCTTCGTGGTGACGCCGGAAATGCTGACGCAGACGGCGCACAACATCGGCGAAAGCACGATCATCTCGCGCGCCGGTGGCGCACCGACGCTGGCCGTGGGTATCGCCGTGATCCTGCACGACGCACTGCCGGGCGGCGACGCGATGATGGCCTTCTGGTATCACTTCGCCATCCTGTTCGAAGCGCTCTTCATCCTGACCGCAGTGGATGCGGGCACGCGTGCCGGCCGCTTCATGCTGCAGGACCTGCTGGGCAACTTCATCCCGCCGCTGCGCAAGACGGATTCCTGGGGCGCGAACGTCATCGGCACCGCCGGCTGCGTCGCGCTGTGGGGTTACTTCCTGTACCAGGGCGTGGTCGATCCGCTGGGCGGCATCAACACGCTATGGCCGCTGTTCGGCATCGCCAACCAGATGCTTGCCGGCATCGCGCTGATGCTGTGCACGGTGGTGCTGTTCAAGATGAAGCGCGACCGCTACGCCTGGGTCACCGTCGTCCCGGCGATCTGGCTGCTGATCTGCACGACCTACGCGGGCCTTATCAAGATCTTCGACAGCAACCCGGCGGTCGGCTTCGTCGCCCAGGCGAAGAAGTACCAGGCCTCCATCGCCGACGGCCAGCTGCTCGGCGCGGCCAAGAGCATGAGCCAGATGCACCAGGTGGTGATCAACAGCTACGTCAACACCGGCCTGACCGTCCTGTTCCTGTTCGTGGTGTTCAGCGTGCTGCTGTATGCGGTCAAGGCGATCCTGAAGGCGCGCGCCAGCAGCGTGCGTACCGATCGCGAGTCACCGTACGTCGCGCTGACCGACGAACAGCAGAAGGCCTGGCTGTAA
- the corA gene encoding magnesium/cobalt transporter CorA codes for MNDVATPAKKPILPQCVINCVVYDHGGKRRDISLDEISDVLAVDDGSFIWVGLYEPADTILEKLQEEFCLHDLAVEDAQNAHQRPKLEAYGNSLFVAVHTAQVVDDRIKFGETHAFLGPRYLVTVRHGASLSYAPVRERVQREPELLALGPSYGLYAVLDYIVDNYRPIIDQFKQTLDTLEKDIFADTYRRVTVVKLYELKRELTQMRLAVAPLQDVLAQLTRSQSTLIPEEVRLYFRDVQDHVLRVNEYTDTLREMLTTALSVNLSLVTLAQGEIVKRLGAWAALLAAPTLITSWYGMNFEHMPELGGRFAYPILIAGVALACFGLYRLFKRSRWL; via the coding sequence ATGAATGATGTCGCCACCCCCGCCAAGAAACCCATCCTGCCCCAGTGCGTCATCAATTGCGTGGTCTACGACCACGGTGGCAAGCGGCGCGACATCAGCCTGGATGAGATCAGCGACGTGCTGGCCGTCGACGACGGCAGCTTCATCTGGGTGGGCCTGTACGAACCGGCGGACACCATCCTGGAGAAACTGCAGGAGGAGTTCTGCCTGCACGACCTCGCCGTCGAGGACGCGCAGAACGCGCACCAGCGTCCGAAGCTGGAGGCCTACGGCAACTCGCTGTTCGTGGCTGTGCATACCGCGCAGGTGGTGGACGACCGCATCAAGTTCGGCGAGACCCACGCCTTCCTCGGTCCGCGCTATCTGGTGACCGTGCGCCACGGCGCCTCGCTGTCGTATGCGCCGGTGCGCGAGCGCGTGCAGCGCGAACCCGAACTGCTCGCGCTCGGTCCGTCGTATGGACTCTATGCGGTGCTCGACTACATCGTCGACAACTACCGGCCGATCATCGACCAGTTCAAGCAGACGCTGGACACGCTGGAGAAGGACATCTTCGCCGACACCTATCGCCGGGTGACGGTGGTGAAGCTGTACGAACTGAAGCGCGAACTGACCCAGATGCGTCTGGCGGTGGCGCCGCTGCAGGACGTGCTGGCGCAGCTGACCCGCTCGCAGAGCACACTGATCCCCGAAGAAGTGCGGTTGTACTTCCGCGACGTGCAGGACCATGTGCTGCGCGTCAATGAATACACCGACACGCTGCGCGAAATGCTGACGACGGCGCTCAGCGTGAACCTCTCGCTGGTGACGCTGGCCCAGGGCGAGATCGTCAAACGCCTGGGTGCCTGGGCCGCACTGCTCGCCGCGCCCACCCTGATCACCAGTTGGTACGGCATGAACTTCGAGCACATGCCCGAGCTGGGCGGACGCTTCGCCTACCCCATCCTGATCGCGGGCGTGGCGCTGGCCTGCTTCGGCCTGTACCGGCTGTTCAAGCGTTCGCGCTGGCTCTGA
- a CDS encoding glycoside hydrolase family 97 protein, with protein MSRFLLPLLVLLSSATAHAAPGPRVASPDGSIVVELSTDNDGRPAYAVSRKGQPVIASSRLGFLLVDAPKFERNIEIVQPRTRSFDETWEQPWGERRFIRNHYNELTVTLKEKAKPFRSFDVVFRVFDDGVGFRYRFPKQPGLEQVKISEELTEFSLARDATAWWIPAGEWNREEYLYHRTPVQQVGDAQTPITFKFEDGTHVSIHEAALVDYSGMNLTRVDGRKLKADLTQGIGEGKVVRAAPFDTPWRTLLLSDDAAGLAMSGLTLNLNEPNALGDVSWVKPMKYVGVWWEMHLELKSWASGPKHGATNENVRKHIDFAAKNGFGGVLVEGWNVGWDGDWFGNGEDFSFTKSYPDFDLEALSRYARSKNVVLIGHHETSGNAAHYESQLDAAFDLYQRVGVPAVKTGYVADASQAKVTGTDGKRHYAWHEGQDMARHHMKVVTEAAKRHIAVNPHEPIKDSGLRRTYPNWITREGARGMEFSAWGQPGNPPEHEANLVFTRLLAGPMDYTPGIFGMKTRSTDGIATTWAKQLSLYVVIYSPLQMAADLLENYEKNPAPFQFIKDVPVDWDDTRVLNGEVGDYVTIARKERGGPNWYLGALTDEDGRTLSVPLSFLDEGRRYTAQIYRDGDKANWKTAPQDIVIEERSVTRDDTLTLKLAPGGGQAIRFVAQ; from the coding sequence ATGTCCCGTTTCCTCCTTCCGCTCCTCGTCCTGCTGTCCAGCGCCACCGCGCATGCCGCACCAGGGCCGCGTGTCGCCTCGCCCGACGGCTCCATCGTGGTGGAGCTGTCCACCGACAACGATGGCAGGCCCGCGTATGCCGTCTCGCGCAAAGGCCAGCCGGTCATCGCCTCGTCGCGGCTTGGCTTCCTGTTGGTGGACGCGCCCAAGTTCGAGCGCAACATCGAGATCGTCCAGCCGCGCACGCGCTCCTTCGACGAGACCTGGGAGCAGCCTTGGGGTGAGCGCCGCTTCATCCGCAACCACTACAACGAACTGACGGTCACGCTGAAGGAGAAGGCCAAGCCCTTCCGCAGCTTCGACGTGGTGTTCCGCGTGTTCGACGACGGCGTCGGCTTCCGCTACCGCTTCCCGAAGCAGCCCGGCCTGGAGCAGGTGAAGATCAGCGAGGAGCTGACCGAGTTCTCGCTGGCCCGTGACGCGACCGCGTGGTGGATTCCCGCCGGGGAATGGAACCGCGAGGAATACCTGTACCACCGCACGCCCGTGCAGCAGGTCGGCGATGCGCAGACGCCGATCACCTTCAAGTTCGAGGACGGCACCCACGTGTCGATCCACGAAGCCGCGCTGGTCGACTACAGCGGCATGAACCTGACCCGGGTCGACGGCCGCAAACTGAAGGCGGACCTGACACAGGGCATCGGCGAGGGCAAGGTCGTGCGTGCCGCGCCGTTCGATACGCCGTGGCGCACGCTGTTGCTGAGCGACGATGCCGCCGGCCTGGCGATGTCCGGCCTGACCCTCAACCTCAACGAGCCCAACGCGCTCGGCGACGTGTCCTGGGTGAAGCCGATGAAGTACGTCGGCGTGTGGTGGGAGATGCACCTGGAGCTGAAGAGCTGGGCCTCCGGCCCCAAGCACGGCGCCACCAACGAGAACGTCCGCAAGCACATCGATTTCGCCGCGAAAAACGGTTTCGGCGGCGTGCTCGTCGAAGGTTGGAACGTGGGTTGGGACGGCGACTGGTTCGGCAACGGCGAGGATTTCAGCTTCACGAAGTCGTATCCCGACTTCGACCTCGAAGCGCTCAGCCGCTACGCCCGTTCGAAGAACGTCGTGCTGATCGGCCACCACGAGACCTCGGGCAACGCCGCGCACTACGAGTCGCAACTCGATGCCGCGTTCGACCTGTACCAGCGCGTCGGCGTGCCTGCGGTGAAGACCGGCTATGTGGCCGATGCCAGTCAGGCCAAGGTCACCGGCACCGACGGCAAGCGCCACTACGCGTGGCACGAAGGCCAGGACATGGCGCGCCACCACATGAAGGTGGTGACTGAGGCGGCGAAGCGCCATATCGCCGTCAATCCGCACGAGCCGATCAAGGACAGCGGTCTGCGCCGCACCTATCCGAACTGGATCACCCGAGAAGGCGCGCGCGGCATGGAGTTCAGCGCCTGGGGCCAGCCCGGCAATCCCCCGGAGCATGAAGCCAACCTGGTGTTCACCCGCCTGCTCGCCGGACCGATGGACTACACGCCGGGCATCTTCGGCATGAAGACGCGCTCCACCGACGGCATCGCCACCACCTGGGCCAAGCAGCTCTCGCTGTATGTCGTCATCTACAGCCCGCTGCAGATGGCCGCGGATCTCCTTGAGAACTACGAGAAGAACCCGGCGCCGTTCCAGTTCATCAAGGACGTGCCGGTGGACTGGGACGACACGCGCGTGCTGAACGGTGAAGTGGGCGACTACGTGACCATTGCCCGCAAGGAGCGCGGCGGCCCCAACTGGTACCTGGGCGCGCTGACCGACGAAGACGGCCGCACGCTCAGCGTGCCGTTGTCGTTCCTCGACGAAGGCCGTCGTTACACCGCGCAGATCTATCGCGACGGCGACAAGGCGAACTGGAAGACCGCGCCGCAGGACATCGTGATCGAGGAGCGCAGCGTGACGCGCGACGACACGCTGACGCTGAAGCTGGCACCGGGTGGCGGCCAGGCGATCCGCTTCGTCGCCCAGTGA
- a CDS encoding DUF4105 domain-containing protein, producing the protein MRSLATRLALLGALWLLAASAWAAPRIGVATMQPGEVFFERFGHNAIVVVDPANGDAISYNFGFFDPSEADFVGNFARGHMMYYLVALPFEQDLAQYRDSGRGVSLQWLDVTPEQAQALADALAERARPENARYRYDYFTSNCSTQVRDALDAALGGRLKSQLAGRSRGNTFRSEAVRLASPATWMWLGFDVGLGPSADKPMSRWEEAYVPMRLADSLREAKNAAGRPLVQSEMQLLPHRIAAEPAETPRRWWPWLAAGVAIALLVAFVGRRNARVVAALALPLWLVCFVAGALLVYLWGFTEHWAAWANRNLLLLNPLCVLLIPGAIAVLRRRIPPAWFGWLTVAIAVGALVAWFLHWLPLRLQYNQSWIALLLPVHLALAYVFMPRRLSH; encoded by the coding sequence ATGCGTAGCCTGGCCACGCGCCTGGCGCTGCTGGGCGCGCTGTGGCTGCTGGCGGCGAGCGCCTGGGCGGCGCCACGGATCGGCGTGGCGACCATGCAGCCGGGCGAAGTCTTCTTCGAACGCTTCGGCCACAACGCCATCGTCGTGGTCGACCCCGCCAATGGCGATGCGATCTCATACAACTTCGGCTTCTTCGATCCGTCGGAAGCCGACTTCGTCGGCAACTTCGCCCGCGGCCACATGATGTATTACCTGGTCGCGCTGCCGTTCGAGCAGGACCTCGCGCAGTACCGCGACAGCGGACGCGGCGTGTCGCTGCAGTGGCTGGACGTTACGCCCGAACAGGCGCAGGCCCTGGCCGACGCACTGGCCGAGCGTGCGCGCCCGGAGAACGCGCGCTACCGCTACGACTACTTCACCTCCAACTGCTCCACGCAAGTGCGCGACGCACTGGATGCCGCGCTCGGCGGCCGTTTGAAATCGCAGCTCGCCGGCCGTTCGCGCGGCAACACCTTCCGCAGCGAAGCGGTGCGCCTGGCCTCGCCGGCGACGTGGATGTGGCTCGGCTTCGATGTAGGCCTGGGGCCGTCGGCGGACAAGCCCATGTCGCGCTGGGAAGAAGCCTATGTACCGATGCGCCTGGCCGACAGCCTGCGCGAGGCGAAGAACGCCGCGGGACGTCCGCTGGTGCAGTCCGAGATGCAATTGCTGCCGCACCGGATCGCGGCCGAACCCGCCGAGACGCCGCGTCGTTGGTGGCCATGGCTGGCCGCTGGCGTTGCCATCGCGTTGTTGGTCGCATTCGTGGGCCGTCGGAACGCGCGCGTGGTCGCGGCGCTCGCGCTGCCGTTGTGGCTGGTGTGCTTCGTGGCGGGCGCGCTGCTGGTGTATCTCTGGGGCTTCACCGAGCACTGGGCGGCGTGGGCCAACCGCAATCTGCTGCTGTTGAACCCGCTGTGCGTGTTGCTGATACCCGGCGCAATTGCCGTGCTGCGCCGCCGCATCCCGCCCGCGTGGTTCGGCTGGCTTACGGTCGCCATCGCGGTGGGCGCCTTGGTCGCATGGTTCCTGCACTGGCTGCCGCTGCGGCTGCAATACAACCAGTCGTGGATCGCGTTGCTGCTGCCGGTGCACCTGGCACTTGCATACGTATTCATGCCCCGACGCTTGTCGCACTGA
- a CDS encoding transporter associated domain-containing protein, translated as MSEDDSTHAPDGSDKPSEKRRTWLDRLSSAFSGEPSTREDLVALLRDAQSDGLIGGDTLKMMEGAIDVADLTVGDVMVSRSQMVSLPVEARFLDLMKQVVESGHSRFPVHGENKDEILGILLAKDLLRGVVADNGPGSVRELLRPAVLIPESKKLNLLLKEFRLSRNHMAIVVDEYGGVAGLVTIEDVLEQIVGEIDDEHDEAEDGAALIAAQADGQFVVDALTPISDFNERFGADFPDDEYDTVGGLVTAAIGHLPETGEELTLGRFMFRVARADARRVHAFHVGVLADA; from the coding sequence ATGTCAGAAGACGACAGTACCCACGCGCCGGATGGCTCCGACAAACCTTCGGAGAAACGGCGCACTTGGCTGGACCGCCTCAGTTCGGCGTTCTCCGGCGAACCCAGCACACGCGAAGACCTGGTGGCCCTCCTGCGCGACGCGCAGTCCGACGGCCTGATCGGCGGCGATACCCTGAAGATGATGGAAGGCGCCATCGATGTGGCCGACCTCACCGTGGGCGACGTCATGGTCTCGCGCTCCCAGATGGTCTCGCTGCCCGTCGAGGCGCGCTTCCTCGACCTGATGAAGCAGGTGGTCGAATCCGGCCACTCCCGCTTCCCGGTGCATGGCGAGAACAAGGACGAGATCCTCGGCATCCTGCTGGCGAAGGACCTGCTGCGTGGCGTGGTGGCCGACAACGGCCCCGGCAGCGTGCGCGAACTGCTGCGGCCCGCGGTGCTGATCCCGGAGTCGAAGAAGCTCAACCTTCTACTGAAGGAATTCCGCCTGTCGCGCAACCACATGGCGATCGTGGTGGACGAGTACGGCGGCGTCGCCGGCCTGGTGACCATCGAGGACGTGCTGGAGCAGATCGTCGGCGAGATCGACGACGAACACGATGAAGCCGAGGACGGGGCCGCCTTGATCGCGGCGCAGGCCGATGGCCAGTTCGTGGTGGACGCGCTCACGCCCATTTCCGATTTCAACGAGCGCTTCGGCGCGGACTTCCCCGACGACGAGTACGACACGGTCGGCGGGCTGGTGACGGCCGCGATCGGCCACCTGCCGGAAACCGGCGAGGAGCTGACGCTGGGCCGCTTCATGTTCCGCGTGGCGCGCGCGGATGCGCGACGCGTGCACGCCTTCCACGTCGGAGTGCTGGCCGATGCGTAG
- the ybeY gene encoding rRNA maturation RNase YbeY, translated as MTQGPVRLEVSVNYALPRAGIPSAVSFRKWVAAALAGRIREADLAIRIVDSKEGRALNRHYRGRDYATNVLSFPAEMAEGVKLPKGVKMPLLGDLVICAPVVAREAREQKKPLAAHYAHMTVHGTLHLLGWDHEDDKEAECMEQLEREILADLGIDDPYAED; from the coding sequence ATGACCCAAGGCCCCGTCCGCCTCGAAGTCTCCGTGAACTACGCGTTGCCCCGCGCCGGCATTCCCTCGGCGGTGAGCTTCCGCAAATGGGTGGCCGCCGCGCTGGCGGGCCGGATCCGCGAGGCCGACCTGGCGATCCGCATCGTCGACAGCAAGGAAGGCCGCGCGCTCAACCGCCATTACCGTGGCCGCGACTACGCCACCAACGTGCTGAGCTTCCCGGCCGAGATGGCCGAAGGCGTGAAGCTGCCCAAGGGCGTGAAGATGCCGCTGCTCGGCGACCTGGTGATCTGCGCGCCGGTCGTGGCGCGCGAAGCCCGCGAACAGAAGAAGCCGCTGGCCGCGCATTACGCCCACATGACCGTCCACGGCACCCTGCACCTGCTGGGCTGGGACCACGAGGATGACAAGGAAGCCGAGTGCATGGAGCAGCTCGAACGCGAGATCCTCGCCGACCTCGGCATCGACGACCCTTACGCGGAAGACTGA
- a CDS encoding PhoH family protein: MTEPSKREFALEPENTERLANLAGPFDAHLRQIELRLGVEIANRGAVFRVTGPEKAVVATEKLLHSLYEEAAGETFDSEAIHLRLNAANVERVAEDGYEPQDVAIKVKRGTVRGRGANQAKYLHAIATHDINFGIGPAGTGKTFLAVASAVEALNESRVQRLILVRPAVEAGEKLGFLPGDLSQKVDPYLRPLYDALYEMLGVEKVVKLLEKNVIEIAPLAYMRGRTLNDAFVILDEAQNTTIEQMKMFLTRIGYGSTAVVTGDLTQVDLPKHQKSGLKDALEVLRNVDGISFTFFTSRDVVRHPLVAKIVRAYDARDGKDAETGPA, from the coding sequence ATGACAGAACCCAGCAAACGCGAATTCGCCCTGGAACCCGAGAACACCGAACGCCTGGCCAATCTCGCCGGCCCCTTCGACGCGCACCTGCGCCAGATCGAACTGCGGCTGGGCGTGGAGATCGCCAACCGCGGCGCGGTCTTCCGGGTCACCGGCCCGGAGAAAGCCGTCGTCGCGACGGAGAAACTGCTGCATTCCCTCTACGAGGAAGCCGCCGGCGAAACCTTCGACAGCGAGGCGATCCACCTGCGGTTGAACGCCGCCAACGTGGAGCGCGTCGCCGAGGACGGCTATGAGCCGCAGGACGTGGCGATCAAGGTCAAGCGCGGCACGGTGCGCGGCCGTGGCGCCAACCAGGCCAAGTACCTGCATGCTATCGCCACCCACGACATCAACTTCGGCATCGGCCCGGCCGGCACCGGCAAGACGTTCCTGGCCGTCGCCAGCGCGGTGGAAGCACTGAACGAGTCGCGCGTGCAGCGCCTGATCCTGGTGCGCCCGGCGGTGGAAGCCGGCGAGAAGCTGGGCTTCCTGCCCGGCGACCTGTCGCAGAAGGTCGACCCGTACCTGCGCCCGCTGTACGACGCGCTGTACGAGATGCTGGGCGTGGAGAAAGTGGTCAAGTTGTTGGAGAAGAACGTCATCGAGATCGCGCCGCTGGCCTACATGCGCGGGCGCACGCTCAACGATGCGTTCGTCATCCTTGACGAGGCGCAGAACACCACCATCGAGCAGATGAAGATGTTCCTCACGCGTATCGGTTACGGCAGCACCGCCGTCGTCACCGGCGACCTGACCCAGGTGGACCTGCCGAAGCACCAGAAGTCCGGCCTGAAGGACGCGCTGGAGGTATTGCGCAACGTCGACGGCATTTCGTTCACCTTCTTCACCAGCCGCGACGTGGTGCGCCACCCGCTGGTCGCGAAGATCGTGCGGGCTTACGATGCACGCGACGGCAAGGACGCGGAAACCGGCCCTGCCTGA